Proteins co-encoded in one Streptococcus parauberis NCFD 2020 genomic window:
- a CDS encoding GntR family transcriptional regulator: protein MLPAYIKIHDTIKKDIDDGIWPIGDRLPSERTLAEKFAVSRMTLRQAITLLVEEGILERRIGSGTYVASQRVQDKMRGTTSFTEIVNSQGKKPSSKLISYQKQLASDTEIKELQLESTDHVIRMERIRFADNVPLVYEVASIPEKYIRNFRREDITEHFFKTLETNGFEIGKSRQIIYARSASERVASYLGVSRGHAILAMTQVSYFTSGNPFEYVRSQYVGDRFEFYLENN, encoded by the coding sequence ATGCTACCAGCCTATATAAAAATCCATGATACAATAAAAAAAGATATTGATGACGGCATTTGGCCCATTGGTGATCGTTTACCAAGTGAACGGACGCTAGCTGAAAAATTTGCAGTCAGTCGAATGACCTTAAGACAAGCTATTACTTTACTAGTTGAGGAAGGTATCTTGGAAAGACGGATTGGCAGTGGAACTTATGTTGCCAGTCAACGTGTACAAGATAAAATGCGCGGAACGACCAGTTTCACGGAAATTGTTAACTCTCAAGGGAAAAAGCCGTCTTCAAAACTGATTTCCTATCAAAAGCAACTTGCCAGTGATACTGAAATTAAAGAATTGCAATTGGAATCGACAGATCACGTGATTCGAATGGAACGGATTCGCTTTGCTGATAACGTTCCCCTCGTTTACGAAGTGGCCTCTATTCCAGAGAAGTACATCCGTAATTTTCGACGTGAAGATATTACTGAGCATTTCTTCAAAACCTTGGAGACCAATGGTTTTGAAATTGGCAAAAGCCGACAAATCATTTATGCTAGATCAGCAAGTGAACGTGTTGCATCCTATTTAGGCGTTAGCAGAGGCCACGCTATTCTTGCTATGACCCAAGTATCATATTTCACCAGCGGGAATCCATTTGAATATGTGCGTAGCCAGTATGTGGGCGACCGTTTTGAATTCTATCTAGAAAACAATTAA
- a CDS encoding putative DNA-binding protein, whose translation MEIEKTNRMNALFEFYAALLTDKQMNYIELYYADDYSLAEIAEEFGVSRQAVYDNIKRTEKILETYEMKLHMYSDYIVRSEIFDAITAKYPEDAFITEQISILTSIDNRD comes from the coding sequence ATGGAAATTGAAAAAACAAATCGGATGAACGCTCTATTTGAGTTTTACGCAGCACTTTTAACAGATAAGCAAATGAACTACATTGAGCTGTACTATGCAGATGATTATAGTCTTGCTGAGATTGCCGAAGAATTTGGTGTTAGCCGTCAAGCCGTTTATGATAATATTAAGCGAACTGAAAAAATTCTTGAGACCTATGAAATGAAATTACATATGTATTCAGACTATATCGTTCGTAGTGAAATCTTCGATGCCATTACGGCAAAGTATCCGGAAGATGCTTTTATTACAGAGCAAATTTCCATTTTAACAAGCATTGATAATAGAGATTAA
- the ffh gene encoding signal recognition particle protein → MAFESLTERLQGVFKNIRGKKKLSDKDVQEVTKEIRLALLEADVALPVVKTFIKRIRERAVGHEIIDTLDPTQQILKIVNEELTAILGSETSEIVKSPKIPTIIMMVGLQGAGKTTFAGKLANKLIKEENARPLMIAADIYRPAAIDQLKTLGQQINVPVFDMGTDHSAVEIVTKGLEQARENRNDYVLIDTAGRLQIDEKLMGELRDVKALAQPNEILLVIDSMIGQEAANVADEFNKQLEITGVVLTKIDGDTRGGAALSVREITGRPIKFTGTGEKITDIETFHPDRMSSRILGMGDLLTLIEKASQDYDQQKSLELAEKMRENTFDFNDFIAQLDQVQNMGPMEDLLKMIPGMAGNPALANIKVDEKQIARKRAIVSSMTPTERENPELLNPSRRRRIASGSGNTFVEVNKFIKDFNQAKTMMQGMMSGDMNKAMKQMGINPNNMPKNMPNMGGSGMPDMSALEGMMGQGGMPDMSAFGGDMDMSQMFGGGLKGKVGEFAMKQSMKRQVNKLKKAKKKRK, encoded by the coding sequence ATGGCATTTGAGAGTTTAACAGAGCGCCTACAAGGTGTCTTTAAAAATATCCGAGGTAAAAAAAAGTTATCTGATAAAGATGTTCAAGAGGTAACAAAAGAGATTCGTCTGGCTTTACTTGAAGCCGACGTTGCTTTACCTGTTGTTAAAACTTTTATCAAACGTATTCGTGAACGCGCTGTTGGTCATGAAATCATTGATACCTTAGACCCAACACAACAAATTTTAAAAATTGTTAATGAAGAATTAACTGCAATTTTAGGGTCTGAAACATCTGAAATCGTTAAATCACCAAAAATTCCAACTATTATTATGATGGTTGGTTTACAAGGGGCTGGTAAAACAACCTTTGCTGGTAAATTGGCTAACAAATTAATCAAAGAAGAAAATGCTCGTCCTTTGATGATTGCTGCCGATATCTACCGTCCGGCTGCCATTGATCAATTAAAGACTTTAGGTCAACAAATTAATGTTCCTGTCTTTGATATGGGAACTGACCACTCTGCAGTAGAAATCGTCACAAAAGGGTTAGAACAAGCTCGTGAAAATCGTAATGATTATGTCTTGATTGATACGGCCGGTCGTCTACAAATTGATGAAAAATTAATGGGCGAGTTGCGCGATGTTAAGGCTCTTGCACAACCAAATGAAATCTTACTGGTTATTGACAGTATGATTGGTCAAGAAGCAGCTAACGTTGCTGATGAGTTCAACAAACAATTAGAAATCACTGGTGTTGTTCTTACCAAGATTGATGGTGATACTCGTGGTGGTGCAGCCTTATCAGTTCGTGAAATCACTGGTCGTCCAATTAAATTCACTGGTACTGGTGAAAAAATCACTGATATTGAGACTTTCCACCCTGATCGTATGTCCAGTCGTATCTTGGGTATGGGTGACCTCTTAACACTGATTGAAAAAGCTAGTCAAGATTATGACCAACAAAAATCATTAGAGTTAGCTGAAAAAATGCGTGAGAACACATTTGACTTCAATGACTTTATTGCCCAATTAGACCAAGTTCAAAATATGGGACCAATGGAAGATCTCTTGAAGATGATTCCTGGAATGGCTGGTAATCCTGCCTTAGCAAACATCAAAGTTGATGAAAAACAAATTGCTCGTAAACGTGCCATTGTCTCATCAATGACGCCTACTGAACGTGAAAATCCAGAACTCTTAAATCCAAGTCGCCGTCGTCGTATTGCCTCAGGATCTGGTAATACCTTTGTCGAGGTTAATAAATTTATCAAAGACTTTAACCAAGCTAAAACAATGATGCAAGGTATGATGTCTGGTGATATGAATAAAGCTATGAAACAGATGGGTATCAATCCAAATAACATGCCAAAAAATATGCCTAATATGGGTGGTAGTGGTATGCCGGATATGTCAGCCTTGGAAGGCATGATGGGCCAAGGTGGTATGCCTGACATGTCGGCATTTGGTGGTGATATGGATATGAGCCAAATGTTTGGTGGCGGCCTTAAAGGTAAAGTTGGTGAGTTTGCAATGAAGCAATCAATGAAACGCCAAGTTAACAAACTTAAAAAAGCCAAGAAAAAACGTAAATAA
- a CDS encoding helix-turn-helix domain-containing protein: MTNVSFDHFLKEELQNENFRQEFQTEKAILEIALAVSKARSNAGLSQRQLAELSHVPQSTIARIERGHNTSIETMSKIAVAVNQELKIHFG; the protein is encoded by the coding sequence ATGACTAATGTTTCTTTTGATCATTTTTTAAAAGAAGAACTTCAGAATGAAAACTTCAGACAAGAGTTTCAAACAGAAAAAGCAATCTTAGAAATTGCTCTAGCAGTATCTAAGGCGAGATCTAATGCTGGATTAAGTCAAAGACAATTAGCAGAATTATCACATGTTCCTCAATCAACAATAGCAAGAATTGAAAGGGGACATAATACCAGTATTGAAACCATGAGTAAAATTGCTGTTGCCGTAAATCAAGAATTAAAAATTCATTTTGGTTAA
- a CDS encoding FAD-binding oxidoreductase: MLNKLTSRTGLSWLVILFILPLPFLYTLKTGLTGVHANSSLGISLGVLAYVWMLTSTYIATKPKWIDRWLGLPSAYMIHGMISLLAIFLAFLHKELDPSNGLIKNTGDIAFVIFLGLAAYSMIFMAGWLTSRFQILETIKKLLESVFKHEISVWLHRLNVLATLLIFIHIQLIDFIVSNKAFMLLIWLYSIFVFLAYLWFHFKPAAHGIQAILISNFEIAPNIRELQVQLPRRSRLKFHPGDFAFISFPQLKGMAEPHPFSLVNAPGREGVLTFAIRGDGDFTRQLAQVPNNSPIRVDGGFGKYQSLIKSFKPKETIIIAGGIGVVPLLSVVEGNPHIPTQFFYTVKSPEQFIYQDRLMQWQENPNFKSYCQVGRYTDQEILGQLPENRDDCIVLLGGPIAMGRHWQKVMQEAGMDPERVYFEEFSW; this comes from the coding sequence ATGCTTAATAAACTGACTAGTAGAACTGGCTTATCTTGGCTCGTCATTCTATTTATTTTACCGTTACCTTTTTTGTATACCTTAAAAACAGGATTAACAGGAGTTCATGCTAATAGTAGTCTTGGCATTTCACTAGGTGTCTTAGCTTATGTTTGGATGCTGACCTCAACCTATATTGCCACTAAACCCAAATGGATTGACCGTTGGCTTGGTTTACCAAGTGCTTATATGATCCATGGAATGATTAGTCTGCTAGCCATTTTTTTAGCTTTTTTACATAAAGAATTGGACCCGTCAAATGGTTTAATCAAAAATACTGGTGATATTGCCTTTGTTATTTTCTTAGGCTTGGCCGCTTACTCCATGATTTTCATGGCTGGTTGGTTAACCAGTCGTTTTCAAATCTTGGAAACCATCAAAAAGCTTTTGGAAAGTGTCTTTAAGCACGAAATCTCAGTTTGGTTACACCGTCTCAATGTCTTAGCAACCTTGTTGATTTTTATTCACATCCAACTGATCGATTTCATTGTCTCTAATAAGGCTTTTATGCTCCTCATTTGGCTTTATTCCATCTTTGTCTTCCTAGCCTACCTCTGGTTCCATTTCAAACCAGCAGCCCACGGAATCCAAGCAATCCTCATATCCAATTTCGAGATAGCTCCCAATATTCGCGAATTACAAGTTCAACTTCCAAGACGGTCACGGCTCAAATTCCATCCTGGTGATTTTGCCTTTATTTCTTTTCCTCAGCTTAAAGGAATGGCAGAGCCTCACCCCTTTTCCCTAGTCAATGCACCGGGGCGAGAGGGAGTCTTAACCTTTGCTATCCGCGGGGACGGTGATTTCACCAGACAACTAGCTCAGGTCCCCAATAATTCACCTATCCGAGTAGATGGCGGCTTCGGCAAATACCAGTCCTTGATTAAGAGCTTTAAGCCTAAAGAAACTATCATCATTGCTGGAGGTATCGGAGTTGTGCCCTTGCTATCAGTAGTAGAAGGTAACCCACATATACCAACTCAATTCTTTTACACCGTAAAAAGTCCAGAGCAGTTTATCTACCAAGACCGCCTCATGCAGTGGCAAGAAAATCCGAATTTCAAATCCTATTGCCAAGTAGGACGTTATACCGACCAAGAAATTTTAGGGCAGTTACCAGAAAATCGTGACGATTGTATTGTTCTCTTAGGGGGACCAATAGCCATGGGACGCCATTGGCAAAAAGTGATGCAAGAAGCTGGCATGGATCCGGAACGTGTTTATTTTGAAGAGTTTTCTTGGTAA
- a CDS encoding DUF5960 family protein has product MTIHSYNQNNYQFDFFSKDYRLFETDFYKYSALRIPLTFLTDDILLTLNRSQSTFFKLNKENAIDQKDHYFYFKLTEHPKHPEVKFYAYQGVDLLTKEKMA; this is encoded by the coding sequence ATGACCATTCACTCTTATAACCAAAATAATTATCAGTTTGATTTTTTTAGTAAGGATTACCGCTTGTTTGAAACGGATTTTTACAAGTACTCTGCCCTGCGCATTCCCCTAACCTTCTTAACAGATGATATTCTACTGACCTTAAATCGGTCACAGTCGACCTTCTTTAAACTCAATAAAGAAAATGCCATTGATCAAAAGGACCACTACTTCTATTTTAAGCTGACGGAACATCCTAAGCATCCGGAAGTGAAGTTTTATGCCTATCAAGGGGTCGATTTATTAACTAAAGAAAAAATGGCTTAA
- a CDS encoding Y-family DNA polymerase, giving the protein MSYIDYSREPRSDIAFVDMKSFYASVECVDRGLNPLRTSLCVMSRADNSNGLILASSPTFKRVFGKSNVGRSYDLPFNIQTRRFNYQVAQRKGWTVSPALVAYIEAWAKHTLVVPPRMDRYIEKNIQIQHIFQEFASPQDILTYSIDEGFLDLTSSLNYFIPHNDLNRKEKLDALASRIQYRIWKETGVYSTVGLSNANPLLAKLALDNEAKHSDSMRSNWSYEDVENKVWQIKKMTDFWGIGVRTEKRMHKLGIFSIKELANANPDILKKEFGVIGLQLWFHANGVDESKVHKPYKPVSKGVGNSQILPRDYYHQADIELVLGEMAEHVARRLRRKEKKASVVSIYVSFSKGQEQKPINSQMTIDPAYSNKVIRQAVIFLFRKHYVGGVVRQIAVRCDGLVDSSIEVFSLFDDFEKKEKENHLEATIDQIRDRFGTMALQKGSSLLEASRVAERSQLIGGHSASIDRERKKLHD; this is encoded by the coding sequence ATGTCTTACATTGATTATTCACGTGAACCCAGGTCAGACATTGCCTTTGTGGATATGAAATCTTTTTATGCCAGTGTTGAGTGTGTTGATCGAGGCTTAAACCCTTTACGCACCTCACTCTGTGTCATGAGTCGAGCAGATAATAGCAATGGACTTATTCTGGCTTCTTCTCCTACTTTTAAACGTGTTTTTGGCAAATCGAATGTAGGTCGTTCCTATGATTTGCCTTTTAATATCCAAACAAGACGTTTTAACTATCAAGTTGCCCAAAGAAAAGGCTGGACAGTAAGCCCTGCTCTTGTCGCCTATATTGAAGCCTGGGCTAAGCATACGTTAGTGGTTCCTCCTCGCATGGACCGTTACATTGAAAAAAATATTCAGATTCAACATATTTTTCAAGAGTTCGCTTCACCGCAGGACATCTTAACCTATTCGATTGATGAAGGCTTTTTGGATTTAACCTCTTCCTTAAATTATTTTATTCCTCATAATGATTTAAACCGTAAGGAAAAATTAGATGCGCTAGCTAGTCGTATTCAATACCGAATTTGGAAAGAAACGGGGGTTTATTCAACTGTTGGCCTCAGCAATGCCAATCCCCTCTTAGCCAAGTTAGCCTTGGATAATGAGGCCAAGCATAGCGATTCCATGCGTAGTAATTGGTCCTATGAGGATGTGGAAAATAAAGTCTGGCAGATTAAAAAGATGACGGACTTTTGGGGAATTGGTGTCAGAACAGAAAAAAGGATGCATAAGCTAGGTATCTTTTCCATTAAGGAATTGGCTAATGCTAATCCGGATATCTTAAAAAAAGAATTCGGGGTCATCGGTCTTCAACTCTGGTTTCATGCTAATGGGGTGGACGAAAGCAAGGTTCATAAACCTTACAAGCCTGTCAGTAAAGGTGTGGGGAACTCGCAGATTCTGCCTAGAGACTATTATCATCAAGCTGACATTGAACTTGTTTTAGGAGAAATGGCTGAACACGTGGCCAGACGTTTGCGGCGTAAGGAAAAGAAAGCTAGTGTGGTCTCTATTTATGTGAGCTTTTCTAAAGGACAGGAACAAAAGCCCATCAATAGTCAAATGACCATTGATCCTGCTTATAGCAATAAGGTGATTCGTCAGGCCGTTATCTTCTTGTTTCGCAAACATTATGTAGGGGGTGTGGTTCGGCAGATTGCTGTCAGGTGTGATGGCTTGGTCGATTCCTCTATTGAGGTTTTCTCTTTGTTTGACGACTTTGAAAAAAAGGAAAAAGAAAATCATTTAGAGGCCACTATTGACCAAATCCGTGACCGCTTCGGCACTATGGCTTTACAAAAGGGTTCTTCTTTATTGGAAGCTTCGCGTGTTGCTGAACGTAGCCAACTAATTGGTGGCCATTCAGCTAGTATTGATAGAGAAAGGAAAAAGCTCCATGATTGA
- a CDS encoding LexA family transcriptional regulator → MFSGKQLKKIRQQHKMSQEQLGQELGVNKMTISNWEKDKNSPNQKHLNALVSIFETDQDYFNHYQEIIIPYKQLTKQNQSKVVTYSEKLLAQESKIITLPTKKKELFSYRVYESLSAGTGYSYFGDGNYDVVFYDEQMDYDFASWVFGDSMEPTYLNGEVVLIKQEGFDYDGAIYAVEWDGQTYIKKVYREEEGLRLVSLNKKYSDKFAPFDENPRIIGKIIANFMPLEV, encoded by the coding sequence ATGTTTTCAGGTAAACAATTAAAAAAAATTCGTCAACAACACAAGATGAGTCAAGAGCAATTAGGTCAGGAACTTGGAGTAAACAAGATGACTATTTCCAACTGGGAAAAGGATAAGAACAGTCCTAATCAAAAGCATTTAAATGCTTTAGTCTCTATTTTTGAGACAGATCAAGACTACTTCAATCACTATCAAGAGATTATCATTCCCTACAAACAACTAACTAAACAAAATCAATCTAAGGTTGTGACCTATTCAGAGAAATTACTAGCACAAGAAAGTAAAATTATTACCTTGCCGACTAAGAAAAAGGAACTATTTTCTTATCGTGTTTATGAAAGTTTATCTGCTGGTACTGGTTACTCTTACTTCGGTGATGGCAACTATGATGTGGTTTTCTATGATGAACAAATGGATTATGACTTTGCTTCATGGGTCTTTGGGGATTCTATGGAACCAACCTACCTCAATGGTGAAGTTGTTTTGATCAAACAAGAAGGTTTTGATTATGATGGGGCTATCTATGCTGTCGAGTGGGACGGACAGACCTATATTAAGAAGGTTTATCGTGAAGAGGAAGGCTTACGTCTGGTTTCTTTAAATAAGAAGTATTCAGATAAGTTTGCGCCTTTCGATGAGAATCCACGCATCATCGGTAAAATCATTGCTAACTTTATGCCTCTGGAAGTTTAA
- a CDS encoding Gfo/Idh/MocA family oxidoreductase: protein MLTIAYIGNGKSANRYHIPFVNQLDDIKIKTIYSPVPSPWEPIEGVIYTNDIADVLEDPEIQLIVLSIPPSAHYSVAKQCLLAGKNTLVEKPFTETATEARELFAIAKEKGVFVQAYQNRRFDSDFLTVQKVINSGVLGDILEVEMHFDYFRPEIPESIDEYSINTSYLYGHACHTIDQVISYFGMPESVHYDVRQLLGKGRMNDYFDLDFYYGAKKVSIKSSYFRIKERPSFVIYGKKGMFVKETKDRQEDDLKRFYMPDNADFGVDSPEHYGTLTYMDDNGQYHEEKVISEKGSYARMYQAIHDSIILGKEKVVKDEETIRQIEIIEEGIRQMEAWQG from the coding sequence ATGTTAACTATTGCATATATAGGAAATGGAAAAAGTGCTAACCGCTACCACATTCCATTTGTTAACCAATTGGATGATATTAAAATAAAAACAATCTATTCACCAGTACCAAGTCCTTGGGAGCCAATTGAAGGGGTTATTTATACTAATGATATTGCTGATGTATTGGAAGATCCAGAAATCCAATTAATTGTTCTATCCATTCCTCCATCAGCTCATTACTCAGTTGCTAAACAATGTTTACTTGCTGGCAAGAATACCCTAGTTGAAAAACCATTTACAGAGACGGCAACAGAAGCCAGAGAATTATTTGCTATTGCTAAAGAAAAAGGCGTTTTTGTTCAAGCTTATCAAAACCGTCGTTTTGACTCAGACTTCCTAACTGTTCAAAAAGTAATTAACAGTGGTGTTTTAGGGGATATCCTAGAAGTGGAAATGCACTTTGATTATTTCCGTCCGGAAATCCCTGAAAGTATTGATGAGTACTCTATCAATACAAGTTACCTCTATGGCCACGCTTGTCACACAATTGACCAAGTCATTTCATATTTTGGCATGCCAGAATCAGTTCACTATGACGTGCGCCAGCTATTAGGCAAAGGACGCATGAATGACTACTTTGATTTAGACTTCTATTATGGTGCTAAGAAAGTCTCTATTAAATCAAGTTATTTCCGTATCAAGGAACGCCCAAGTTTTGTCATATACGGCAAAAAAGGGATGTTCGTGAAAGAAACTAAAGACCGTCAAGAAGATGACTTAAAACGCTTCTATATGCCAGATAATGCTGATTTTGGTGTAGATAGTCCAGAACACTATGGTACGTTGACTTATATGGATGACAATGGTCAATATCACGAAGAAAAAGTCATTTCTGAAAAAGGAAGCTATGCCCGTATGTACCAAGCTATCCACGATAGTATCATCTTAGGTAAAGAAAAAGTCGTTAAAGACGAAGAAACCATTCGCCAAATCGAAATCATCGAAGAAGGCATCCGCCAAATGGAAGCATGGCAAGGATAA
- a CDS encoding DUF1801 domain-containing protein translates to MQYQVDSIEDYLQALPDDRRDVINQLRQVIKDNLPDKYEEKLQYQMISYVVPHDVFPEGYHCNPEDNLSFITIGSQKNHIAIYHNGIYMFDHVKEWFLTQYPLYMKTKPDMGKSCIRFKNMKTIPYELIGKLCQQVSQDDFLKAYQKTLK, encoded by the coding sequence ATGCAATATCAAGTAGACAGTATCGAAGATTATTTACAGGCCTTGCCTGATGACCGTAGGGACGTAATCAATCAGTTGAGACAAGTTATCAAAGATAATTTGCCGGATAAATATGAAGAAAAATTACAGTATCAGATGATTTCCTATGTAGTTCCTCACGATGTTTTCCCAGAGGGCTATCATTGTAATCCTGAAGATAATCTTTCCTTCATTACCATCGGTTCTCAGAAGAATCATATTGCTATCTATCATAATGGCATTTATATGTTTGACCATGTTAAAGAATGGTTCTTGACCCAATACCCACTCTATATGAAGACAAAGCCGGATATGGGGAAATCATGTATTCGTTTTAAAAATATGAAGACAATTCCTTATGAGTTAATAGGTAAACTTTGCCAACAGGTCAGTCAAGATGACTTCCTGAAAGCCTACCAAAAGACACTTAAATAG
- a CDS encoding YkvA family protein, translated as MFKKKPSKFKLVRRFKHLKKDLPAVFLAMKNPNTPILAKLMALIIVVYALSPIDLIPDFIPFLGYLDDIFILPALMYLLIKMIPEDIWLESQKQSENMWINGKPKKWYYALPIVIFWILIIIFIIHFIRMQQS; from the coding sequence TTGTTTAAGAAAAAACCTAGTAAATTTAAATTAGTTAGACGCTTCAAACATTTGAAAAAAGATTTACCAGCCGTCTTTTTGGCTATGAAGAATCCTAATACACCAATTTTAGCCAAGTTAATGGCTCTAATTATTGTGGTTTACGCTTTGTCACCAATTGATTTGATTCCAGATTTCATTCCATTTCTGGGATATCTTGATGATATCTTTATTTTACCAGCACTCATGTATCTTTTGATTAAAATGATCCCAGAAGATATTTGGCTAGAATCACAAAAACAATCAGAGAATATGTGGATTAATGGTAAACCTAAGAAATGGTATTATGCTTTACCAATTGTTATTTTTTGGATACTAATTATCATCTTTATTATTCATTTTATTCGTATGCAACAATCATAG